A single Clavibacter nebraskensis NCPPB 2581 DNA region contains:
- the trpD gene encoding anthranilate phosphoribosyltransferase, with product MPSAPTWPALITTLIEGRHLSVSESTWAMRQVMRGEATPAQLGGLLVALRASGETVDEIVGFRDAVLEEALPLDADPRALDIVGTGGDPYGAVLNISSVASVIAAAAGVPVIKHGNRGASSPSGASDVLSALGVDLTIAPERVAEVLRETGITYAHAALFHPGFRHAASTRRELGISTLFNVLGPLCNPARPESSAVGVADLSRVPLMVGVFRTRGATALVYRGDDGIDKLTTTGHSHIWEVSRGAVTEHDLDPLELGIPRAPIEALLGAGVEENAEVIRRVLAGGAGPQRDVVLLNVAAGLEAFDLMGDPTRVQQPMARRLREKLAVAADAVDSGRAAAKLEEWAAATRA from the coding sequence ATGCCCTCCGCCCCGACCTGGCCCGCGCTCATCACCACGCTCATTGAGGGGCGCCACCTCTCGGTGTCGGAGTCGACCTGGGCGATGCGCCAGGTGATGCGCGGGGAGGCGACTCCCGCGCAGCTGGGCGGCCTCCTGGTGGCGCTGCGGGCGTCCGGCGAGACCGTCGACGAGATCGTCGGCTTCCGCGACGCGGTGCTCGAGGAGGCGCTGCCGCTCGACGCGGATCCGCGCGCGCTCGACATCGTGGGCACGGGAGGGGACCCTTACGGCGCGGTCCTCAACATCTCGTCGGTGGCGTCGGTGATCGCGGCCGCCGCGGGCGTCCCCGTCATCAAGCACGGCAACCGCGGGGCGAGCTCGCCCTCGGGCGCGTCCGACGTGCTGAGCGCCCTCGGGGTCGACCTCACCATCGCGCCCGAGCGCGTCGCGGAGGTGCTCCGCGAGACCGGCATCACGTACGCGCACGCCGCCCTCTTCCACCCGGGCTTCCGCCATGCCGCGTCCACCCGGCGCGAGCTCGGCATCTCGACGCTGTTCAACGTGCTCGGGCCGCTCTGCAACCCGGCGCGGCCCGAGTCGTCCGCGGTGGGCGTCGCCGACCTGTCGCGCGTCCCGCTCATGGTGGGGGTCTTCCGGACCCGCGGCGCCACCGCGCTCGTGTACCGGGGCGACGACGGGATCGACAAGCTCACGACCACGGGGCACAGCCACATCTGGGAGGTGAGCCGGGGCGCGGTCACGGAGCACGACCTCGACCCGCTCGAGCTCGGGATCCCGCGCGCTCCCATCGAGGCGCTCCTCGGCGCGGGGGTGGAGGAGAACGCGGAGGTGATCCGCCGCGTCCTCGCCGGAGGAGCCGGTCCGCAGCGCGACGTCGTGCTGCTGAACGTCGCCGCCGGCCTCGAGGCATTCGACCTGATGGGGGATCCGACGCGCGTGCAGCAGCCGATGGCGCGCCGGCTGCGCGAGAAGCTCGCCGTCGCCGCCGACGCGGTGGACTCCGGCCGCGCCGCCGCGAAGCTCGAGGAGTGGGCGGCGGCGACGCGCGCCTGA
- the ctaE gene encoding aa3-type cytochrome oxidase subunit III has protein sequence MEPVTTTSISPVSTAPVVNRPNTVAVGTIVWLGSEVMFFAGLFAIYFTLRSTSGALWEFEAGRLNVPFSLVNTLILVSSSFTCQFGVFAAERLQARATGWKPSQWGTVEWFFLTYALGAIFVVGQIFEYATLVTEGITLGSNAYGSAFYITTGFHGLHVTGGLIAFLLVIGRIFAVRSMGHREATSAIVVSYYWHFVDVVWIGLFLVIYVLK, from the coding sequence ATGGAACCTGTGACCACCACCTCAATCTCCCCAGTATCGACCGCGCCGGTGGTGAACCGGCCGAACACGGTCGCCGTCGGCACCATCGTGTGGCTCGGCAGCGAGGTGATGTTCTTCGCGGGTCTCTTCGCGATCTACTTCACCCTGCGTTCCACGTCCGGTGCCCTCTGGGAGTTCGAGGCGGGCCGCCTCAACGTGCCCTTCTCCCTCGTGAACACGCTCATCCTCGTGTCGAGCTCGTTCACGTGCCAGTTCGGCGTGTTCGCGGCCGAGCGCCTGCAGGCACGGGCCACGGGCTGGAAGCCCAGCCAGTGGGGCACGGTCGAATGGTTCTTCCTCACCTACGCCCTCGGCGCCATCTTCGTCGTGGGCCAGATCTTCGAGTACGCCACCCTCGTCACCGAGGGGATCACGCTCGGCAGCAATGCCTACGGCTCGGCGTTCTACATAACCACGGGCTTCCACGGCCTCCACGTCACCGGCGGCCTCATCGCCTTCCTCCTCGTCATCGGCCGCATCTTCGCGGTCCGGTCGATGGGGCACAGGGAGGCCACGAGCGCCATCGTCGTGTCCTACTACTGGCACTTCGTCGACGTGGTCTGGATCGGGCTCTTCCTGGTCATCTACGTCCTCAAATAG
- the qcrC gene encoding cytochrome bc1 complex diheme cytochrome c subunit, giving the protein MSTKTARARRTGRRSPLTTIALLAIGLLATGGAYSMIQSGTASAEVDLKSAQTIDEGQKLFGSNCATCHGMDATGTGVAPSLIGVGAASVDFQVGTGRMPLQGTTVQAPEKPTQFTDTQVKQLAAYVASLAPGPAIPDGQYLDGKGDAANGAELFRINCAMCHNVAAAGGALTEGKFAPSLEGVAPVHIYEAMVTGPQNMPVFNDTNISPEDKRDIITSLQYIEENSTVGGANLGGLGPVSEGLFMWIFGLGGIVALTVWLTARSN; this is encoded by the coding sequence ATGAGCACCAAGACAGCACGCGCCCGTCGAACCGGTCGCCGCAGCCCCCTGACCACCATCGCCCTGCTCGCCATCGGCCTGCTCGCCACGGGCGGCGCCTACTCGATGATCCAGTCGGGCACCGCGTCGGCCGAGGTCGACCTCAAGTCCGCGCAGACCATCGACGAGGGCCAGAAGCTCTTCGGCTCGAACTGCGCCACCTGCCACGGCATGGACGCGACCGGCACGGGCGTCGCCCCGAGCCTCATCGGCGTCGGCGCGGCCTCCGTCGACTTCCAGGTCGGCACCGGCCGCATGCCGCTGCAGGGCACCACGGTCCAGGCACCGGAGAAGCCCACGCAGTTCACCGACACCCAGGTGAAGCAGCTCGCGGCCTACGTCGCCTCCCTCGCTCCGGGCCCGGCCATCCCCGACGGCCAGTACCTCGATGGCAAGGGCGACGCGGCGAACGGCGCCGAGCTCTTCCGCATCAACTGCGCCATGTGCCACAACGTGGCCGCGGCAGGAGGCGCCCTCACGGAGGGCAAGTTCGCCCCCAGCCTCGAGGGCGTGGCCCCGGTCCACATCTACGAGGCCATGGTCACCGGCCCGCAGAACATGCCGGTCTTCAACGACACCAATATCTCCCCCGAGGACAAGCGCGACATCATCACGTCGCTGCAGTACATCGAGGAGAACAGCACGGTCGGCGGCGCGAACCTCGGCGGGCTCGGCCCGGTCTCTGAGGGGCTCTTCATGTGGATCTTCGGCCTCGGCGGCATCGTCGCCCTGACCGTGTGGCTCACGGCCCGGTCCAACTGA